In Prunus dulcis chromosome 1, ALMONDv2, whole genome shotgun sequence, the following are encoded in one genomic region:
- the LOC117615201 gene encoding uncharacterized protein LOC117615201, translated as METIVILVCCNGKWVTSKKMCKYEGGDSKGLIVPRTIKFAELLDRVHQIGNTNSREDNVCLKFSVFVVSNEWKHIKIEDDDDVNFFYEVQFRDSSRMGHSSVAIVESNEVTWNNTNVTDLGGEVGTDFMDMIDFSEEENLNPLVNIIGVKWVKKNRYNAVGVKDEEAYLDSGFSRSDWNPKITVGQIFSSKKTLLTELRLTALRGHFEFKVQFSCTKRLLVVCSQRPCPWRVQASRIGEYSFMIVRCTTVHECDLRFVSDKHRQATAALVASSLKRKLKDCRTIYTPSDIMRDVKHNFGCTIHYSKAWKARELALLSIRGSAEEAYYILPAYCYELERMNPGTKTHIQTDENNHFVYLFMAVGACIRGFRSSMRQVIAVDATHLKSKYKGVMFVANAFDGNRNIYPLAFGIGDLETDASWHWFFTKLHEAIGECPNLVIISDRNVSIENVWNKIFPTAQHGICFYHMKGNMKRTFKLKKRDHILMHFEKAAKSYSIAEFDGHFRNIKRKEHVAQYLEEAGLHKWSRAHMDGRRYNVMTTNITESINSVLRFARMLPVVHLIGEIVNLLVKWFTERRELALNCTTTLCPNFGEKKLRNRLEDAARMNVVKVNNAQYNVLDGNMDGLVDLTNNSCSCRKFQLEQLPCKHVVAVFRFLKVSVYAKASRYYTRKNWMDAYSDSIYPVQPHGMWDTPEDVRSRVVLPPVARVMPGSRKKLRIPSQGEGSIRRKCSRCGSAGHNKSTCKNNIPLRDVS; from the exons atggagacaattgttATTCTCGTGTGCtgcaatggaaaatgggtcaCCTCGAAGAAGATGTGCAAATACGAAGGGGGTGACTCAAAAGGCTTAATAGTTCCACGGACCATCAAATTTGCTGAACTGTTGGACCGTGTGCATCAGATTGGTAATACAAACAGCAGGGAAGACAATGTTTGCTTAAAATTCTCAGTTTTTGTGGTCTCGAATGAATGGAAGCACATAAAGATTgaggacgatgatgatgtcaattttttttatgaagtacaATTCCGAG ATAGTAGTCGGATGGGTCATTCTTCAGTTGCCATtgttgaaagcaatgaagTAACTTGGAATAATACAAATGTCACTGATTTGGGAGGTGAAGTAGGGACAGATTTTATGgatatgattgattttagcgag GAGGAGAATCTGAACCCACTCGTCAACATTATTGGAGTcaaatgggtgaaaaaaaatcgGTATAATGCAGTCGGtgtaaaagatgaagaagcatATTTGGACAGCGGGTTTTCACGAAGCGATTGGAATCCGAAAATTACAGTTGGGcaaattttctctagtaaGAAAACATTGTTGACGGAGTTACGGTTGACGGCATTAAGAGGCCACTTTGAATTTAAGGTGCAATTCTCTTGCACTAAGaggttgcttgtggtttgttCTCAACGTCCATGCCCATGGCGGGTCCAAGCATCGAGAATTGGAGAATACAGCTTCATGATTGTGAGGTGTACAACTGTCCATGAATGTGATTTGAGGTTTGTAAGTGACAAGCATCGTCAAGCAACCGCAGCACTTGTAGCCAGTTCACTTAAAAGGAAGTTGAAGGATTGTCGGACAATATACACACCAAGTGACATTATGAGAGATGTGAAACACAACTTTGGTTGCACCATCCATTATTCAAAAGCTTGGAAAGCAAGGGAGTTAGCTCTATTGTCCATTAGAGGATCAGCAGAGGAGGcatattatatccttccagctTATTGCTATGAATTGGAGCGTATGAATCCCGGCACAAAAACACACATCCAAACTGATGAGAACAATCactttgtgtatttatttatggcgGTTGGCGCATGTATTAGAGGGTTCCGTTCTTCCATGCGCCAAGTTATAGCCGTGGATGCCACTCATTTAAAATCCAAGTACAAGGGTGTTATGTTTGTAGCAAATGCATTCGATGGTAATCGAAATATATATCCTCTTGCttttgggatcggggatttggAGACGGATGCATCATGGCATTGGTTTTTCACTAAACTTCATGAAGCCATTGGTGAGTGTCCCAATCTTGTTATTATTTCTGATCGCAATGTTAGCATAGAGAATGTGTGGAACAAAATTTTTCCAACTGCACAACATGGCATATGCTTTTATCATATGAAGGGGAACATGAAACGcactttcaagttgaaaaagcGTGATCACATACTTATGCACTTTGAGAAGGCTGCGAAATCTTATTCCATTGCTGAATTTGATGGTCATTTTCGCAATATCAAGCGAAAGGAACATGTTGCTCAATATCTTGAAGAGGCAGGGTTACATAAGTGGTCTAGAGCTCACATGGATGGACGCCGCTACAATGTAATGACAACAAATATTACGGAGTCAATCAACTCAGTCCTTAGGTTTGCAAGAATGCTGCCAGTGGTTCATTTGATAGGGGAAATTGTTAATCTCCTTGTGAAATGGTTCACCGAACGTCGTGAGTTGGCTTTGAATTGCACAACAACATTGTGCCCCAATTTTGGAGAGAAGAAGTTGAGGAACAGGTTGGAGGATGCTGCAAGGATGAATGTGGTTAAAGTTAATAATGCACAATATAATGTTTTGGACGGTAATATGGACGGCCTCGTAGATTTGACGAACAACAGTTGTAGTTGTAGAAAGTTTCAGCTTGAGCAGCTACCTTGCAAGCATGTAGTTGCAGTTTTCCGCTTCTTGAAAGTAAGTGTATATGCAAAGGCTTCTCGGTATTACACTCGGAAAAACTGGATGGATGCTTATTCGGATAGCATCTACCCGGTACAACCTCACGGAATGTGGGATACTCCTGAAGATGTTCGAAGTCGAGTTGTGCTGCCTCCCGTGGCAAGGGTCATGCCAGGCAGCCGAAAGAAGTTAAGAATTCCCTCGCAAGGAGAGGGCAGCATTAGAAGAAAGTGCTCAAGGTGCGGTTCCGCAGGCCACAATAAAAGCACCTGTAAAAACAATATTCCATTGCGCGATGTATCTTAG
- the LOC117615216 gene encoding DNA repair protein XRCC3 homolog, with protein MTPQNLMLLPLSTPKLSIGCPILDHCLGGGIACNSITELVGESGSGKTQLCLQLTVRAQLPPSHGGLGGSSIYIFTEFSFPFRRLQQLGNLYHASYPNLIRLEPLEDIYVHGVHDAQELIHVLGDIEAFIAIDHTRLPVKLIVIDSIAALFRSQYQTTSVDLKRRSEMFFNISGTLKGLANKYGLAVVVTNQVVDFIGPHHGVNGVRLGNLESLDTSGRRVSPALGLAWAHCINSRVFLARHEQSIEVDIRNAPSTSICSQTHRTFHLVFAPHLAYASAEFVIKKKGIVGVSQ; from the coding sequence ATGacaccccaaaacctcatgcTCCTTCCTCTTTCAACCCCTAAATTATCCATTGGATGCCCAATACTAGATCACTGCTTGGGGGGTGGGATAGCCTGCAACTCCATAACAGAATTAGTAGGGGAGAGTGGTTCTGGGAAGACGCAGCTTTGTCTCCAACTTACGGTACGAGCTCAGCTCCCCCCCTCACATGGTGGACTAGGGGGCTCCTCCATCTACATATTCACAGAATTCAGCTTCCCATTTCGTCGATTGCAACAACTAGGCAACCTTTATCATGCATCATACCCCAACTTAATAAGGTTGGAGCCATTGGAAGACATATATGTTCATGGTGTTCATGATGCTCAAGAACTCATCCATGTCCTTGGAGACATAGAAGCATTTATTGCCATTGATCACACCCGCCTACCTGTGAAACTCATTGTCATTGATTCCATTGCTGCATTGTTCCGATCACAGTATCAGACAACATCGGTAGATTTGAAACGGCGGTCTGAAATGTTCTTCAACATATCTGGGACATTGAAGGGTTTAGCAAATAAGTATGGGTTGGCGGTGGTTGTCACCAACCAAGTGGTGGATTTTATTGGGCCACATCATGGAGTGAATGGGGTGAGGTTGGGAAACTTGGAGTCCCTGGACACATCAGGCAGACGGGTGAGTCcagctttgggcctggcttgGGCACATTGCATAAATTCAAGAGTGTTCTTGGCAAGACATGAGCAATCTATTGAGGTTGACATTCGTAATGCTCCTTCAACAAGTATATGTAGTCAAACACATAGGACATTTCACCTTGTATTTGCCCCACATCTGGCCTATGCATCGGCCgaatttgtgataaaaaaaaaaggtatagtCGGAGTATCACAGTAA
- the LOC117615253 gene encoding T-complex protein 1 subunit gamma-like, giving the protein MAGVGMRRLRKTDNNRIAKACGAVIVNRPHQLQQSDVGTGAGIFEVKTIGDEFFAFIVDCKEPKACTVLLRGPSKDQFNEVERNLQDAMSVARNILKNQKLGPAGGATQLTVSATLKQKSSSVEGIEKWPDEAAAIAFEPIPRTLAPNCGVNVIRTMTALQGKIWDACNVKAQSFKTAIEAACLLLRIDDIVSGMKKKQPPGAKAPSKPQVETEGYADNEQIIPECLSRARGYLSLNEVLL; this is encoded by the exons ATGGCGGGGGTCGGGATGAGGAGGTTGCGGAAAACAGATAATAACCGAATTGCCAAGGCTTGTGGGGCTGTAATTGTTAACAGACCACATCAATTGCAACAGTCTGATGTTGGTACAGGCGCTGGGATATTTGAGGTTAAGACAATTGGTGATGAGTTTTTTGCATTCATTGTTGATTGCAAAGAGCCTAAAGCATGTACTGTACTCTTGAGAGGTCCTAGTAAGGATCAGTTCAATGAAGTGGAAAGGAATTTGCAG GATGCCATGTCTGTAGCAAGAAACATCCTCAAGAATCAGAAACTTGGTCCTGCTGGTGGTGCTACACAGTTAACTGTATCTGCTACATTGAAGCAAAAGAGTTCATCTGTGGAAGGTATAGAAAAG TGGCCGGATGAAGCTGCTGCTATAGCTTTTGAGCCTATACCACGTACTTTGGCTCCGAATTGCGGGGTGAATGTGATTAGAACAATGACGGCGCTGCAGGGAAAG ATATGGGATGCCTGCAACGTGAAGGCCCAGAGCTTTAAAACGGCCATAGAAGCTGCTTGCCTACTTCTCAGAATCGATGACATTGTGAGtgggatgaagaagaagcagcctcCTGGTGCCAAAGCTCCTTCCAAGCCTCAAGTTGAGACAGAAGGCTATGCAGATAATGAGCAAATAATTCCGGAGTGCTTATCGAGAGCACGTGGTTATCTCAGTTTGAATGAAGTTTTgctttaa
- the LOC117615263 gene encoding uncharacterized protein LOC117615263, with the protein MACKAKLMIPEDEKYEGKPYALSHTRTAITTIKAKFNTQQLQRFEGSCFGHLLLIEDLKWNSQIVHGLLMRKADPKTVTQVNGIKFIVGNKLIQFTAQQFCLITGLRFGKLPFIPKATNENCSLKRKYFSTNKPATLLDLHTAFIECTDDEDALKLGMVYFANFVLLGTEKHVLIDMRYLKLAEDLEEFDKYPWGAVSYAMTNASLLRAVCAEYQRVKVPQKRKMPKQRGKRTQTRMRSGRPREYIIRGFGFALQIWAFEVFPALEALHFTVHEDNRHIPRILHWRSNTVARFRDVMSQVFENFEVDVQLLRPTDIEKQQPYWSWGDDDNEEPMVELFGDEAEEKTGTSSEEKDADVEETATLPSSSKAKGSVNDVRSLKHQLRSTKDQLAKLRSSNRGLRNRVRDLEAIVQKNCLKHENECDRNKKAIRDLTLKIAEVEHYLKLEMEELKKNYGGEAHEEVCTAQMNDGGQNDLSPVNEPTSPTTAAPKMDTQVPADGVEPFPGMHTERGEMEAPVCGDGVEHFPASDQQGAPREPEVPADGVEPFPAMEVIDTEIETSVPERQVDQQPHKVPTAEDVKLPSVEDALLPTLEDGNGN; encoded by the exons ATGGCTTGTAAAGCAAAGCTTATGATTCCTGAGGATGAGAAGTACGAAGGAAAGCCATATGCCCTTTCACACACAAGGACCGCCATTACAACAATAAAGGCGAAGTTCAATACGCAGCAGTTACAGAGGTTCGAGGgaagttgttttggtcatctaTTACTGATAGAGGACCTGAAGTGGAATTCACAAATTGTCCACGGCCTGTTGATGAGGAAGGCTGATCCTAAGACAGTTACACAGGTGAACGGGATAAAATTCATTGTGGGTAACAAGTTGATACAATTCACAGCCCAACAATTTTGCCTCATCACGGGGCTAAGGTTCGGAAAGCTCCCTTTCATTCCGAAGGCGACAAATGAAAATTGCTCGTTGAAGCGAAAATACTTCAGCACCAATAAACCTGCCACCCTTTTGGACCTACACACCGCCTTCATCGAGTGCACAGATGATGAGGATGCGTTAAAGCTTGGAATGGTCTATTTTGCCAATTTTGTTCTATTGGGTACTGAAAAGCATGTGCTTATTGACATGCGCTATTTGAAGTTGGCTGAAGACCTAGAGGAGTTTGACAAGTATCCATGGGGCGCAGTGTCATATGCAATGACAAATGCTTCACTGTTGAGGGCAGTTTGTGCTGAATACCAACGAGTCAAAGtgccccaaaaaagaaaaatgcccaAACAACGTGGAAAGAGAACGCAGACAAGAATGCGAAGTGGTAGACCAAGAGAGTACATCATAAGGGGGTTTGGCTTCGCTCTTCAG ATTTGGGCCTTTGAAGTGTTCCCAGCTTTGGAAGCATTGCATTTCACGGTCCATGAAGACAATAGGCACATCCCTCGAATATTACATTGGAGGAGCAACACGGTGGCCCGTTTTCGGGACGTTATGAGTCAGgtttttgaaaactttgag GTTGATGTGCAACTTCTCCGGCCAACAGATATTGAGAAGCAACAACCTTACTGGAGTTGGGGTGATGATGACAACGAAGAACCAATGGTTGAATTATTTGGGGATGAGGCCGAAGAAAAAACCGGCACTTCTAGTGAAGAAAAAGACGCGGATGTTGAGGAAACAGCCACCCTTCCCTCCTCTTCTAAG GCCAAAGGGTCTGTTAATGACGTTCGCAGTTTGAAGCATCAATTACGCAGCACTAAGGATCAGTTGGCTAAGCTACGTAGTTCAAATCGGGGGCTTAGGAACAGAGTTCGTGACTTGGAAGCTATTGTACAGAAGAACTGTTTGAAGCATGAGAACGAGTGTGACAGAAATAAAAAGGCTATTCGGGATTTGACCCTAAAAATTGCTGAAGTCGAACATTATTTGAAGTTGGAGATGGaggagttaaaaaaaaattatggtggaGAAGCCCATGAGGAAGTCTGTACTGCCCAGATGAATGACGGAGGGCAGAATGATTTGTCACCCGTAAATGAACCTACTAGTCCGACTACAGCAGCACCTAAAATGGACACTCAAGTTCCAGCTGATGGAGTAGAACCCTTCCCAGGCATGCATACAGAACGGGGTGAAATGGAAGCACCAGTCTGTGGTGATGGAGTGGAACACTTTCCAGCCTCAGATCAACAAGGGGCTCCAAGGGAACCAGAAGTCCCTGCTGATGGAGTGGAACCCTTCCCAGCCATGGAAGTCATAGACactgaaattgaaacttcAGTTCCTGAGAGGCAAGTGGACCAACAACCTCACAAGGTTCCTACCGCTGAAGATGTGAAGCTTCCTAGTGTTGAAGATGCCCTCCTTCCTACTCTGGAAGATGGGAATGG AAATTGA
- the LOC117615276 gene encoding uncharacterized protein LOC117615276 yields the protein MIPTNLPVHYYSTPKSGPTERWFLQRISEVLVDEGRQLTFISDRHGAIIDVVRTIFPASAHGFCLYHLKENLKKKYPHSVGSSFKDHILWLFCKLLYAPTVEEYQDILKKLRDDGGSKIIDKFLADLPVQNFANAFFPGKRYGEVSNALSESFNSWVKDVRRLPIYEMIDTIRVKMMEMISRRKLASEKWCSVLCPVIEDELKNLAAKGRHWRICRASESIFEVHADLSVMVNLDERFCSCYQWQLLGFPCQHAIQVIQHSGLCLYNFVDEYYKADFYRATYATPIFPIPDIEKPPAGDVFLLPPHTRKPPGRPPTKRFKSSSETTRQLKCKRCGSCDRHNRRTCKAPI from the exons ATGATACCAACAAATTTACCTGTGCATTATTACTCAACACCTAAGTCAGGGCCTACTGAG AGGTGGTTTCTCCAAAGGATATCTGAAGTCTTGGTGGATGAAGGTAGGCAACTTACATTCATTTCTGATAGGCATGGTGCTATTATCGATGTTGTTAGGACTATTTTTCCTGCTTCTGCCCATGGTTTTTGTCTATATCATTTGAAAGAGAACTTGAAAAAGAAGTATCCGCATTCTGTTGGTTCCTCTTTCAAGGATCATATTTTATGGCTTTTTTGTAAGTTGTTGTATGCACCGACTGTTGAGGAATATCaagatattttgaaaaaattaagagaTGATGGCGGTTCAAAAATAATTGATAAGTTTTTGGCTGATCTCCCTGTCCAAAATTTTGCTAATGCATTTTTTCCGGGAAAGAGGTATGGGGAGGTTAGTAATGCCTTGTCCGAGTCGTTTAATTCATGGGTTAAGGATGTGCGTAGGCTTCCAATTTATGAGATGATTGACACTATTAGGGTCAAAATGATGGAGATGATTTCTAGGAGGAAGCTTGCATCCGAGAAATGGTGTAGTGTTTTGTGTCCGGTTATTGAGGATGAGTTGAAGAATTTAGCTGCAAAGGGTCGTCATTGGAGGATATGTCGCGCGAGTGAATCTATATTTGAAGTTCATGCTGATTTGAGTGTTATGGTCAATTTGGACGAGAGGTTTTGCTCCTGTTATCAGTGGCAATTGCTTGGGTTTCCGTGTCAGCATGCGATTCAAGTTATCCAACATTCCGGGTTATGTTTGTATAACTTTGTTGATGAGTATTACAAGGCAGACTTTTATAGGGCTACTTATGCAACCCCTATATTTCCTATACCTGATATTGAGAAGCCTCCTGCTGGAGATGTTTTTCTTCTACCTCCGCATACAAGAAAGCCTCCGGGACGACCTCCGACAAAGCGCTTCAAGTCAAGCAGTGAAACTACAAGGCAGTTGAAGTGCAAGAGATGCGGTTCTTGTGATCGTCATAATAGGAGGACTTGCAAGGCTCCTATTTGA
- the LOC117615328 gene encoding uncharacterized mitochondrial protein AtMg00810-like: protein MSTTGILIVSLYIDDIIYTGSSKEMMAEFKNEMMRQYEMTDLGLLHHFLGLGVLQTDTCIFLHQKKYAKTLLEKFGLKDCKPVATPLAVNEKLSKMDGSDLADKTLYRQMVRSLLYLTATRPDIMFAASLLARFMHNPTKKHMGTAKRVLRYIQGTMNYGIAYEKGKGAVLICYCDSDRLEL, encoded by the coding sequence ATGTCTACAACTGGTATTCTCATTGTGTCACTATATATAGATGATATTATCTACACAGGGAGCTCAAAAGAAATGATGGCTGAATTCAAGAATGAGATGATGAGGCAATATGAGATGACTGACCTAGGATTGCTTCATCACTTCCTTGGCCTTGGAGTTCTACAAACTGATACCTGCATCTTCTTACACCAGAAGAAGTATGCAAAGACTTTGCTTGAAAAGTTTGGACTCAAGGATTGCAAGCCTGTTGCAACACCACTGGCTGTGAATGAAAAATTGTCAAAAATGGATGGAAGTGATCTAGCAGATAAAACTTTGTATAGGCAAATGGTGAGGAGTTTGCTCTACCTGACTGCAACCAGACCAGATATCATGTTTGCAGCAAGCCTCTTAGCtagattcatgcataatccaaCCAAGAAGCACATGGGAACAGCAAAGAGGGTGCTGAGATACATTCAAGGTACTATGAATTATGGAATTGCGTATGAAAAGGGAAAAGGGGCAGTGCTAATATGTTACTGTGATAGTGATAGGCTTGaactttga